A part of Loxodonta africana isolate mLoxAfr1 chromosome 11, mLoxAfr1.hap2, whole genome shotgun sequence genomic DNA contains:
- the LOC111747594 gene encoding carcinoembryonic antigen-related cell adhesion molecule 21-like isoform X2 — MTWGSSAQEEAPRRGRKDSRADTSEAAAFVFLEPEFFPTEGAKSRQQRSMEPPSASPRRGRVHWQGSLLTVSLLIFWSPSIPAQPTIESVPLNAAEGNDVLLLLQNPPENIFIYIWYKGKSAGNNNRIVSYTPQAQVNDSGPAYTGRETIYHNGSLLFQNVTLNHTGVYTLQISTILGVTQIAGQIRVYQSVTKPSIQASNTTVTENEGPVTLTCLTSHAEISIRWIFKGQILPLTERTTLSQDNSSLTIDPVRREDTGEYQCEVYNPVSSNKSDPLNLTVTYYDSAPESSGLSGGAIAGIVVGAVAVVAVVVALVYFLCIRNTAGLFKLP; from the exons ATGACCTGGGGAAGCTCCGCCCAGGAGGAGGCTCCGCgcagagggaggaaggacagCAGAGCAGACACATCTGAGGCAGCAGCATTTGTATTTCTGGAGCCAGAGTTCTTCCCCACAGAGGGAGCAAAGAGCAGGCAGCAGAGATCCATGGAGCCTCCCTCAGCATCTCCCCGCAGAGGGCGTGTCCATTGGCAGGGGTCCCTGCTCACTG TCTCACTTTTAATCTTCTGGAGCCCATCCATCCCAGCCCAACCCACCATTGAATCGGTGCCACTCAATGCTGCCGAAGGAAATGATGTTCTTCTACTTCTTCAAAACCCACCAGAAAACATTTTCATCTACATCTGGTACAAAGGGAAAAGTGCAGGAAACAACAATAGAATTGTATCATATACACCACAAGCTCAAGTAAATGATTCAGGGCCTGCCTACACTGGTCGAGAGACAATATACCACAACGGGTCGCTGCTGTTCCAGAATGTCACCCTGAACCACACAGGAGTCTACACACTGCAAATATCAACCATACTTGGTGTCACTCAGATAGCTGGGCAGATCCGCGTATACC AGTCAGTGACAAAGCCTTCCATCCAAGCCAGCAACACCACAGTCACAGAAAATGAGGGCCCTGTGACCCTGACCTGCCTCACCAGCCATGCTGAAATCTCTATCAGATGGATCTTCAAAGGGCAGATCCTGCCGCTCACGGAGAGGACGACGCTGTCCCAGGACAACAGCTCCCTCACCATAGACCCCGTCAGGAGGGAGGATACTGGGGAGTATCAATGTGAGGTCTACAACCCAGTCAGTTCCAACAAAAGTGATCCCCTCAACCTGACCGTGACAT ATTATGATTCTGCTCCAGAAAGTTCTGGCCTCTCAGGAGGAGCCATTGCTGGCATCGTGGTTGGAGCAGTGGCTGTGGTGGCTGTGGTAGTAGCCCTGGTGTACTTTCTGTGTATCAGAAACACTGCCGG gctgtTTAAACTTCCTTAG
- the LOC111747594 gene encoding carcinoembryonic antigen-related cell adhesion molecule 21-like isoform X1, with the protein MTWGSSAQEEAPRRGRKDSRADTSEAAAFVFLEPEFFPTEGAKSRQQRSMEPPSASPRRGRVHWQGSLLTVSLLIFWSPSIPAQPTIESVPLNAAEGNDVLLLLQNPPENIFIYIWYKGKSAGNNNRIVSYTPQAQVNDSGPAYTGRETIYHNGSLLFQNVTLNHTGVYTLQISTILGVTQIAGQIRVYQSVTKPSIQASNTTVTENEGPVTLTCLTSHAEISIRWIFKGQILPLTERTTLSQDNSSLTIDPVRREDTGEYQCEVYNPVSSNKSDPLNLTVTYYDSAPESSGLSGGAIAGIVVGAVAVVAVVVALVYFLCIRNTAGYDAFPHVLLPQRLAAMLRKGKGLFSTSASGPGPPFPPS; encoded by the exons ATGACCTGGGGAAGCTCCGCCCAGGAGGAGGCTCCGCgcagagggaggaaggacagCAGAGCAGACACATCTGAGGCAGCAGCATTTGTATTTCTGGAGCCAGAGTTCTTCCCCACAGAGGGAGCAAAGAGCAGGCAGCAGAGATCCATGGAGCCTCCCTCAGCATCTCCCCGCAGAGGGCGTGTCCATTGGCAGGGGTCCCTGCTCACTG TCTCACTTTTAATCTTCTGGAGCCCATCCATCCCAGCCCAACCCACCATTGAATCGGTGCCACTCAATGCTGCCGAAGGAAATGATGTTCTTCTACTTCTTCAAAACCCACCAGAAAACATTTTCATCTACATCTGGTACAAAGGGAAAAGTGCAGGAAACAACAATAGAATTGTATCATATACACCACAAGCTCAAGTAAATGATTCAGGGCCTGCCTACACTGGTCGAGAGACAATATACCACAACGGGTCGCTGCTGTTCCAGAATGTCACCCTGAACCACACAGGAGTCTACACACTGCAAATATCAACCATACTTGGTGTCACTCAGATAGCTGGGCAGATCCGCGTATACC AGTCAGTGACAAAGCCTTCCATCCAAGCCAGCAACACCACAGTCACAGAAAATGAGGGCCCTGTGACCCTGACCTGCCTCACCAGCCATGCTGAAATCTCTATCAGATGGATCTTCAAAGGGCAGATCCTGCCGCTCACGGAGAGGACGACGCTGTCCCAGGACAACAGCTCCCTCACCATAGACCCCGTCAGGAGGGAGGATACTGGGGAGTATCAATGTGAGGTCTACAACCCAGTCAGTTCCAACAAAAGTGATCCCCTCAACCTGACCGTGACAT ATTATGATTCTGCTCCAGAAAGTTCTGGCCTCTCAGGAGGAGCCATTGCTGGCATCGTGGTTGGAGCAGTGGCTGTGGTGGCTGTGGTAGTAGCCCTGGTGTACTTTCTGTGTATCAGAAACACTGCCGGGTATGATGCCTTTCCTCATGTTCTGCTTCCTCAAAGGCTGGCCGCCATGCTTAGGAAAGGGAAAGGACTCTTCTCCACCTCTGCCTCTGGGCCTGGGcctccttttcctccttcctAA